Proteins encoded together in one Papaver somniferum cultivar HN1 unplaced genomic scaffold, ASM357369v1 unplaced-scaffold_21, whole genome shotgun sequence window:
- the LOC113339902 gene encoding uncharacterized protein LOC113339902 isoform X3, with protein MLELLRRIDIASNKHTDTVKNISDDSEEITKEPGGDGTDGKENQPPKVEEVIRKAEYYPDRNDLLHAGDCEKTIEFLKNNPAVVNQGVTHRSHTVLHIAIFDKRRMKLIEEIVKLMSPEFLEYRAGVYNYTSLHYAAQDGNFEAVVLLITKNRRLPLLRDKRGFTPLDIALQNVSIYQTEVVEYLFSVTKDVVEGNPFSGVEGASTLCELIQAYFYDIALCLVMKFPTLATTKSNRFGMCGLEMMVRRPFAFHSGAKLTWWQNLIYSLIQVDMKTTCIQSVEPAECTIRDEENPAPENLDSSKIEERSKVTSSTTYRGLVIHYLTRAIGIEHLYKQKLVHQQANALIKQIIVDICKSTTLLNFLRNNPNIMKKAIKHGIIEFVAECLEKNNNLIFYKIPVENMLQMAITERKEMIATFICKTADRLGDKNYLVSKRDADNNTILHCAAKLAPLAQLSLVSGAALQMQREMQWFKGIKGILRESDRYTRNENEDTAKFMFTEAHKELVEEGRDWLKDTSGSCMIVGALIATVAFAAAFTVPGGNISDSNNAMNRTPIFLGQSSFTVFAVSDALALFSSITSVLMFLAIYTSRFAEGDFLKSLPQKLIFGLATLFISMVAILVAFGASLLIVVGSRFAQAIIPITLFGCCPLALFAWLQLPLFVEMVRTTYWGGIFKKHAFVDISSQNKSRKTKKKN; from the exons ATGCTAGAGTTATTAAGAAGAATTGACATTGCTAGTAATAAACACACAG ATACTGTCAAAAACATTAGTGATGATTCTGAAGAGATCACAAAGGAACCTGGTGGTGATGGCACTGATGGGAAAGAAAATCAGCCACCAAAAGTCG AGGAAGTAATTCGCAAAGCGGAATATTACCCCGATAGAAATGACTTATTGCATGCTGGTGACTGCGAAAAGACGATCGAGTTTCTTAAAAACAATCCTGCAGTTGTCAACCAAGGAGTAACACATAGATCACATACAGTATTACATATAGCTATATTCGACAAGAGAAGGATGAAGCTTATTGAGGAGATTGTGAAACTGATGTCACCGGAATTTCTCGAATACAGAGCTGGGGTATATAATTACACATCACTTCATTACGCTGCCCAGGATGGAAATTTCGAAGCTGTTGTATTATTGATAACTAAGAATCGTAGGTTGCCTCTGCTACGTGATAAAAGAGGATTTACACCACTCGATATAGCTCTTCAAAATGTTTCAATTTACCAGACGGAGGTAGTTGAGTATCTTTTCTCTGTAACTAAAGACGTGGTAGAAGGGAATCCATTCTCGGGAGTTGAGGGTGCTTCTACTTTATGCGAATTAATTCAGGCCTATTTCTACG ATATAGCACTCTGCCTAGTCATGAAGTTTCCCACACTTGCTACGACGAAATCAAATAGATTTGGTATGTGCGGATTGGAGATGATGGTTCGAAGACCCTTTGCATTCCATAGTGGCGCTAAGCTGACATGGTGGCAAAACCTCATTTATTCGT TAATTCAAGTGGATATGAAAACTACATGTATCCAATCAGTGGAACCAGCCGAATGCACCATTAGAGACGAAGAGAACCCTGCGCCAGAAAACTTAGATTCCAGCAAAATAGAAGAAAGATCAAAAGTCACCTCATCAACTACTTATAGAGGACTCGTTATACACTACTTAACACGCG CGATTGGCATCGAACATCTGTATAAACAAAAGCTGGTGCACCAACAAGCAAATGCATTGATTAAGCAAATAATAGTAGATATCTGCAAATCAACTACATTATTAAACTTTTTGAGGAATAATCCAAACATCATGAAGAAAGCTATAAAGCATGGGATCATAGAATTTGTAGCGGAGTGTCTCGAAAAGAATAATAATCTCATTTTTTATAAGATACCAGTAGAAAACATGTTACAAATGGCTATTACAGAACGGAAGGAAATGATAGCCACTTTCATATGTAAAACCGCTGACAGACTTGGAGATAAGAATTATCTAGTTTCTAAAAGAGATGCGGACAACAATACCATTTTGCATTGCGCTGCCAAGCTAGCGCCTTTAGCTCAACTCAGTCTAGTCTCAGGTGCAGCGCTACAAATGCAACGAGAAATGCAATGGTTTAAG GGGATAAAAGGTATCTTACGTGAAAGTGATCGGTACACGAGAAATGAAAATGAAGATACAGCTAAATTTATGTTTACCGAGGCACACAAGGAATTAGTGGAAGAAGGACGAGATTGGTTGAAAGATACATCTGGATCGTGCATGATAGTTGGTGCCTTGATCGCAACTGTAGCATTTGCAGCTGCTTTCACTGTTCCAGGAGGTAACATCAGTGATTCTAACAACGCTATGAACCGCACCCCAATTTTTTTGGGACAGTCCTCATTCACTGTGTTTGCAGTTTCGGATGCCTTAGCTCTATTTTCTTCGATTACATCTGTGCTCATGTTCTTAGCAATATATACTTCGAGATTTGCTGAAGGAGATTTTCTAAAGTCTCTACCACAAAAGCTAATATTCGGTCTTGCAACTCTCTTTATATCTATGGTGGCTATATTGGTAGCTTTTGGCGCATCACTGCTTATAGTAGTTGGAAGCAGATTTGCACAGGCCATAATTCCAATAACCTTGTTTGGTTGTTGTCCATTGGCCCTCTTTGCATGGTTGCAATTGCCATTGTTTGTTGAAATGGTTCGTACTACATATTGGGGTGGTATCTTTAAGAAACACGCATTTGTCGATATTTCCTCTCAGAACAAATCgaggaaaacgaaaaagaaaaattaa
- the LOC113339902 gene encoding uncharacterized protein LOC113339902 isoform X2 yields the protein MLELLRRIDIASNKHTEADTVKNISDDSEEITKEPGGDGTDGKENQPPKVEEVIRKAEYYPDRNDLLHAGDCEKTIEFLKNNPAVVNQGVTHRSHTVLHIAIFDKRRMKLIEEIVKLMSPEFLEYRAGVYNYTSLHYAAQDGNFEAVVLLITKNRRLPLLRDKRGFTPLDIALQNVSIYQTEVVEYLFSVTKDVVEGNPFSGVEGASTLCELIQAYFYALCLVMKFPTLATTKSNRFGMCGLEMMVRRPFAFHSGAKLTWWQNLIYSLIQVDMKTTCIQSVEPAECTIRDEENPAPENLDSSKIEERSKVTSSTTYRGLVIHYLTRAIGIEHLYKQKLVHQQANALIKQIIVDICKSTTLLNFLRNNPNIMKKAIKHGIIEFVAECLEKNNNLIFYKIPVENMLQMAITERKEMIATFICKTADRLGDKNYLVSKRDADNNTILHCAAKLAPLAQLSLVSGAALQMQREMQWFKGIKGILRESDRYTRNENEDTAKFMFTEAHKELVEEGRDWLKDTSGSCMIVGALIATVAFAAAFTVPGGNISDSNNAMNRTPIFLGQSSFTVFAVSDALALFSSITSVLMFLAIYTSRFAEGDFLKSLPQKLIFGLATLFISMVAILVAFGASLLIVVGSRFAQAIIPITLFGCCPLALFAWLQLPLFVEMVRTTYWGGIFKKHAFVDISSQNKSRKTKKKN from the exons ATGCTAGAGTTATTAAGAAGAATTGACATTGCTAGTAATAAACACACAG AAGCAGATACTGTCAAAAACATTAGTGATGATTCTGAAGAGATCACAAAGGAACCTGGTGGTGATGGCACTGATGGGAAAGAAAATCAGCCACCAAAAGTCG AGGAAGTAATTCGCAAAGCGGAATATTACCCCGATAGAAATGACTTATTGCATGCTGGTGACTGCGAAAAGACGATCGAGTTTCTTAAAAACAATCCTGCAGTTGTCAACCAAGGAGTAACACATAGATCACATACAGTATTACATATAGCTATATTCGACAAGAGAAGGATGAAGCTTATTGAGGAGATTGTGAAACTGATGTCACCGGAATTTCTCGAATACAGAGCTGGGGTATATAATTACACATCACTTCATTACGCTGCCCAGGATGGAAATTTCGAAGCTGTTGTATTATTGATAACTAAGAATCGTAGGTTGCCTCTGCTACGTGATAAAAGAGGATTTACACCACTCGATATAGCTCTTCAAAATGTTTCAATTTACCAGACGGAGGTAGTTGAGTATCTTTTCTCTGTAACTAAAGACGTGGTAGAAGGGAATCCATTCTCGGGAGTTGAGGGTGCTTCTACTTTATGCGAATTAATTCAGGCCTATTTCTACG CACTCTGCCTAGTCATGAAGTTTCCCACACTTGCTACGACGAAATCAAATAGATTTGGTATGTGCGGATTGGAGATGATGGTTCGAAGACCCTTTGCATTCCATAGTGGCGCTAAGCTGACATGGTGGCAAAACCTCATTTATTCGT TAATTCAAGTGGATATGAAAACTACATGTATCCAATCAGTGGAACCAGCCGAATGCACCATTAGAGACGAAGAGAACCCTGCGCCAGAAAACTTAGATTCCAGCAAAATAGAAGAAAGATCAAAAGTCACCTCATCAACTACTTATAGAGGACTCGTTATACACTACTTAACACGCG CGATTGGCATCGAACATCTGTATAAACAAAAGCTGGTGCACCAACAAGCAAATGCATTGATTAAGCAAATAATAGTAGATATCTGCAAATCAACTACATTATTAAACTTTTTGAGGAATAATCCAAACATCATGAAGAAAGCTATAAAGCATGGGATCATAGAATTTGTAGCGGAGTGTCTCGAAAAGAATAATAATCTCATTTTTTATAAGATACCAGTAGAAAACATGTTACAAATGGCTATTACAGAACGGAAGGAAATGATAGCCACTTTCATATGTAAAACCGCTGACAGACTTGGAGATAAGAATTATCTAGTTTCTAAAAGAGATGCGGACAACAATACCATTTTGCATTGCGCTGCCAAGCTAGCGCCTTTAGCTCAACTCAGTCTAGTCTCAGGTGCAGCGCTACAAATGCAACGAGAAATGCAATGGTTTAAG GGGATAAAAGGTATCTTACGTGAAAGTGATCGGTACACGAGAAATGAAAATGAAGATACAGCTAAATTTATGTTTACCGAGGCACACAAGGAATTAGTGGAAGAAGGACGAGATTGGTTGAAAGATACATCTGGATCGTGCATGATAGTTGGTGCCTTGATCGCAACTGTAGCATTTGCAGCTGCTTTCACTGTTCCAGGAGGTAACATCAGTGATTCTAACAACGCTATGAACCGCACCCCAATTTTTTTGGGACAGTCCTCATTCACTGTGTTTGCAGTTTCGGATGCCTTAGCTCTATTTTCTTCGATTACATCTGTGCTCATGTTCTTAGCAATATATACTTCGAGATTTGCTGAAGGAGATTTTCTAAAGTCTCTACCACAAAAGCTAATATTCGGTCTTGCAACTCTCTTTATATCTATGGTGGCTATATTGGTAGCTTTTGGCGCATCACTGCTTATAGTAGTTGGAAGCAGATTTGCACAGGCCATAATTCCAATAACCTTGTTTGGTTGTTGTCCATTGGCCCTCTTTGCATGGTTGCAATTGCCATTGTTTGTTGAAATGGTTCGTACTACATATTGGGGTGGTATCTTTAAGAAACACGCATTTGTCGATATTTCCTCTCAGAACAAATCgaggaaaacgaaaaagaaaaattaa
- the LOC113339902 gene encoding protein ACCELERATED CELL DEATH 6-like isoform X4, giving the protein MLELLRRIDIASNKHTEADTVKNISDDSEEITKEPGGDGTDGKENQPPKVEEVIRKAEYYPDRNDLLHAGDCEKTIEFLKNNPAVVNQGVTHRSHTVLHIAIFDKRRMKLIEEIVKLMSPEFLEYRAGVYNYTSLHYAAQDGNFEAVVLLITKNRRLPLLRDKRGFTPLDIALQNVSIYQTEVVEYLFSVTKDVVEGNPFSGVEGASTLCELIQAYFYDIALCLVMKFPTLATTKSNRFVIQVDMKTTCIQSVEPAECTIRDEENPAPENLDSSKIEERSKVTSSTTYRGLVIHYLTRAIGIEHLYKQKLVHQQANALIKQIIVDICKSTTLLNFLRNNPNIMKKAIKHGIIEFVAECLEKNNNLIFYKIPVENMLQMAITERKEMIATFICKTADRLGDKNYLVSKRDADNNTILHCAAKLAPLAQLSLVSGAALQMQREMQWFKGIKGILRESDRYTRNENEDTAKFMFTEAHKELVEEGRDWLKDTSGSCMIVGALIATVAFAAAFTVPGGNISDSNNAMNRTPIFLGQSSFTVFAVSDALALFSSITSVLMFLAIYTSRFAEGDFLKSLPQKLIFGLATLFISMVAILVAFGASLLIVVGSRFAQAIIPITLFGCCPLALFAWLQLPLFVEMVRTTYWGGIFKKHAFVDISSQNKSRKTKKKN; this is encoded by the exons ATGCTAGAGTTATTAAGAAGAATTGACATTGCTAGTAATAAACACACAG AAGCAGATACTGTCAAAAACATTAGTGATGATTCTGAAGAGATCACAAAGGAACCTGGTGGTGATGGCACTGATGGGAAAGAAAATCAGCCACCAAAAGTCG AGGAAGTAATTCGCAAAGCGGAATATTACCCCGATAGAAATGACTTATTGCATGCTGGTGACTGCGAAAAGACGATCGAGTTTCTTAAAAACAATCCTGCAGTTGTCAACCAAGGAGTAACACATAGATCACATACAGTATTACATATAGCTATATTCGACAAGAGAAGGATGAAGCTTATTGAGGAGATTGTGAAACTGATGTCACCGGAATTTCTCGAATACAGAGCTGGGGTATATAATTACACATCACTTCATTACGCTGCCCAGGATGGAAATTTCGAAGCTGTTGTATTATTGATAACTAAGAATCGTAGGTTGCCTCTGCTACGTGATAAAAGAGGATTTACACCACTCGATATAGCTCTTCAAAATGTTTCAATTTACCAGACGGAGGTAGTTGAGTATCTTTTCTCTGTAACTAAAGACGTGGTAGAAGGGAATCCATTCTCGGGAGTTGAGGGTGCTTCTACTTTATGCGAATTAATTCAGGCCTATTTCTACG ATATAGCACTCTGCCTAGTCATGAAGTTTCCCACACTTGCTACGACGAAATCAAATAGATTTG TAATTCAAGTGGATATGAAAACTACATGTATCCAATCAGTGGAACCAGCCGAATGCACCATTAGAGACGAAGAGAACCCTGCGCCAGAAAACTTAGATTCCAGCAAAATAGAAGAAAGATCAAAAGTCACCTCATCAACTACTTATAGAGGACTCGTTATACACTACTTAACACGCG CGATTGGCATCGAACATCTGTATAAACAAAAGCTGGTGCACCAACAAGCAAATGCATTGATTAAGCAAATAATAGTAGATATCTGCAAATCAACTACATTATTAAACTTTTTGAGGAATAATCCAAACATCATGAAGAAAGCTATAAAGCATGGGATCATAGAATTTGTAGCGGAGTGTCTCGAAAAGAATAATAATCTCATTTTTTATAAGATACCAGTAGAAAACATGTTACAAATGGCTATTACAGAACGGAAGGAAATGATAGCCACTTTCATATGTAAAACCGCTGACAGACTTGGAGATAAGAATTATCTAGTTTCTAAAAGAGATGCGGACAACAATACCATTTTGCATTGCGCTGCCAAGCTAGCGCCTTTAGCTCAACTCAGTCTAGTCTCAGGTGCAGCGCTACAAATGCAACGAGAAATGCAATGGTTTAAG GGGATAAAAGGTATCTTACGTGAAAGTGATCGGTACACGAGAAATGAAAATGAAGATACAGCTAAATTTATGTTTACCGAGGCACACAAGGAATTAGTGGAAGAAGGACGAGATTGGTTGAAAGATACATCTGGATCGTGCATGATAGTTGGTGCCTTGATCGCAACTGTAGCATTTGCAGCTGCTTTCACTGTTCCAGGAGGTAACATCAGTGATTCTAACAACGCTATGAACCGCACCCCAATTTTTTTGGGACAGTCCTCATTCACTGTGTTTGCAGTTTCGGATGCCTTAGCTCTATTTTCTTCGATTACATCTGTGCTCATGTTCTTAGCAATATATACTTCGAGATTTGCTGAAGGAGATTTTCTAAAGTCTCTACCACAAAAGCTAATATTCGGTCTTGCAACTCTCTTTATATCTATGGTGGCTATATTGGTAGCTTTTGGCGCATCACTGCTTATAGTAGTTGGAAGCAGATTTGCACAGGCCATAATTCCAATAACCTTGTTTGGTTGTTGTCCATTGGCCCTCTTTGCATGGTTGCAATTGCCATTGTTTGTTGAAATGGTTCGTACTACATATTGGGGTGGTATCTTTAAGAAACACGCATTTGTCGATATTTCCTCTCAGAACAAATCgaggaaaacgaaaaagaaaaattaa
- the LOC113339902 gene encoding uncharacterized protein LOC113339902 isoform X1 produces MLELLRRIDIASNKHTEADTVKNISDDSEEITKEPGGDGTDGKENQPPKVEEVIRKAEYYPDRNDLLHAGDCEKTIEFLKNNPAVVNQGVTHRSHTVLHIAIFDKRRMKLIEEIVKLMSPEFLEYRAGVYNYTSLHYAAQDGNFEAVVLLITKNRRLPLLRDKRGFTPLDIALQNVSIYQTEVVEYLFSVTKDVVEGNPFSGVEGASTLCELIQAYFYDIALCLVMKFPTLATTKSNRFGMCGLEMMVRRPFAFHSGAKLTWWQNLIYSLIQVDMKTTCIQSVEPAECTIRDEENPAPENLDSSKIEERSKVTSSTTYRGLVIHYLTRAIGIEHLYKQKLVHQQANALIKQIIVDICKSTTLLNFLRNNPNIMKKAIKHGIIEFVAECLEKNNNLIFYKIPVENMLQMAITERKEMIATFICKTADRLGDKNYLVSKRDADNNTILHCAAKLAPLAQLSLVSGAALQMQREMQWFKGIKGILRESDRYTRNENEDTAKFMFTEAHKELVEEGRDWLKDTSGSCMIVGALIATVAFAAAFTVPGGNISDSNNAMNRTPIFLGQSSFTVFAVSDALALFSSITSVLMFLAIYTSRFAEGDFLKSLPQKLIFGLATLFISMVAILVAFGASLLIVVGSRFAQAIIPITLFGCCPLALFAWLQLPLFVEMVRTTYWGGIFKKHAFVDISSQNKSRKTKKKN; encoded by the exons ATGCTAGAGTTATTAAGAAGAATTGACATTGCTAGTAATAAACACACAG AAGCAGATACTGTCAAAAACATTAGTGATGATTCTGAAGAGATCACAAAGGAACCTGGTGGTGATGGCACTGATGGGAAAGAAAATCAGCCACCAAAAGTCG AGGAAGTAATTCGCAAAGCGGAATATTACCCCGATAGAAATGACTTATTGCATGCTGGTGACTGCGAAAAGACGATCGAGTTTCTTAAAAACAATCCTGCAGTTGTCAACCAAGGAGTAACACATAGATCACATACAGTATTACATATAGCTATATTCGACAAGAGAAGGATGAAGCTTATTGAGGAGATTGTGAAACTGATGTCACCGGAATTTCTCGAATACAGAGCTGGGGTATATAATTACACATCACTTCATTACGCTGCCCAGGATGGAAATTTCGAAGCTGTTGTATTATTGATAACTAAGAATCGTAGGTTGCCTCTGCTACGTGATAAAAGAGGATTTACACCACTCGATATAGCTCTTCAAAATGTTTCAATTTACCAGACGGAGGTAGTTGAGTATCTTTTCTCTGTAACTAAAGACGTGGTAGAAGGGAATCCATTCTCGGGAGTTGAGGGTGCTTCTACTTTATGCGAATTAATTCAGGCCTATTTCTACG ATATAGCACTCTGCCTAGTCATGAAGTTTCCCACACTTGCTACGACGAAATCAAATAGATTTGGTATGTGCGGATTGGAGATGATGGTTCGAAGACCCTTTGCATTCCATAGTGGCGCTAAGCTGACATGGTGGCAAAACCTCATTTATTCGT TAATTCAAGTGGATATGAAAACTACATGTATCCAATCAGTGGAACCAGCCGAATGCACCATTAGAGACGAAGAGAACCCTGCGCCAGAAAACTTAGATTCCAGCAAAATAGAAGAAAGATCAAAAGTCACCTCATCAACTACTTATAGAGGACTCGTTATACACTACTTAACACGCG CGATTGGCATCGAACATCTGTATAAACAAAAGCTGGTGCACCAACAAGCAAATGCATTGATTAAGCAAATAATAGTAGATATCTGCAAATCAACTACATTATTAAACTTTTTGAGGAATAATCCAAACATCATGAAGAAAGCTATAAAGCATGGGATCATAGAATTTGTAGCGGAGTGTCTCGAAAAGAATAATAATCTCATTTTTTATAAGATACCAGTAGAAAACATGTTACAAATGGCTATTACAGAACGGAAGGAAATGATAGCCACTTTCATATGTAAAACCGCTGACAGACTTGGAGATAAGAATTATCTAGTTTCTAAAAGAGATGCGGACAACAATACCATTTTGCATTGCGCTGCCAAGCTAGCGCCTTTAGCTCAACTCAGTCTAGTCTCAGGTGCAGCGCTACAAATGCAACGAGAAATGCAATGGTTTAAG GGGATAAAAGGTATCTTACGTGAAAGTGATCGGTACACGAGAAATGAAAATGAAGATACAGCTAAATTTATGTTTACCGAGGCACACAAGGAATTAGTGGAAGAAGGACGAGATTGGTTGAAAGATACATCTGGATCGTGCATGATAGTTGGTGCCTTGATCGCAACTGTAGCATTTGCAGCTGCTTTCACTGTTCCAGGAGGTAACATCAGTGATTCTAACAACGCTATGAACCGCACCCCAATTTTTTTGGGACAGTCCTCATTCACTGTGTTTGCAGTTTCGGATGCCTTAGCTCTATTTTCTTCGATTACATCTGTGCTCATGTTCTTAGCAATATATACTTCGAGATTTGCTGAAGGAGATTTTCTAAAGTCTCTACCACAAAAGCTAATATTCGGTCTTGCAACTCTCTTTATATCTATGGTGGCTATATTGGTAGCTTTTGGCGCATCACTGCTTATAGTAGTTGGAAGCAGATTTGCACAGGCCATAATTCCAATAACCTTGTTTGGTTGTTGTCCATTGGCCCTCTTTGCATGGTTGCAATTGCCATTGTTTGTTGAAATGGTTCGTACTACATATTGGGGTGGTATCTTTAAGAAACACGCATTTGTCGATATTTCCTCTCAGAACAAATCgaggaaaacgaaaaagaaaaattaa